The nucleotide sequence CCCTCGCGCATCGGCCTCCTGCTCGACATGACGTTGAAGGATCTCGAGCGGATCCTCTACTTCGAATACTACGTCGTGTTGGAGCCGGGCCTCACCGCGCTGAAGGACCGCCAGCTCCTGTCGGAAGACGAGTATCTGAAGGCGCAGGACGAGTACGGCCAGGATTCCTTCACCGCCATGATCGGTGCCGAGGCGATCCGCGAGCTGCTCAAGGGCATGGACCTCGAGAAGCTCGAGGCGTCCTTGCGCGTCGAGATGCAGGAGACCGACTCCGACATCAAGCACAAGAAGCTCGCCAAGCGCCTGAAGATCGTCGAAGCGTTCCGCCATTCCGGCAACAAGCCGGAATGGATGATCATGACCGTGATCCCGGTGATCCCGCCGGATCTGCGTCCGCTGGTGCCGCTGGACGGCGGCCGCTTCGCGACCTCGGACCTCAACGACCTCTACCGCCGCGTCATCAACCGCAACAACCGCTTGAAGCGGCTGATGGAGCTGCGTGCGCCGGACATCATCATCCGCAACGAGAAGCGCATGCTTCAGGAGGCCGTCGACGCGCTGTTCGACAACGGCCGCCGCGGCCGCGTCATCACTGGCGCCAACAAGCGCCCGCTAAAGTCGCTCGCCGACATGCTCAAGGGCAAGCAGGGCCGCTTCCGTCAGAACCTGCTCGGCAAGCGTGTCGACTATTCGGGCCGTTCGGTGATCGTGGTCGGTCCCGAGCTGCGCCTGCATCAGTGCGGCCTGCCGAAGAAGATGGCGCTCGAGCTGTTCAAGCCGTTCATCTACTCGCGGCTTGACGCCAAGGGCCTGTCCACCACCGTGAAGCAGGCGAAGAAGCTGGTCGAGAAGGAGCGGCCCGAAGTCTGGGACATCCTGGACGAGGTGATCCGCGAGCATCCGGTGCTGCTCAACCGCGCGCCGACGCTGCACCGCCTCGGCATCCAGGCGTTCGAGCCCGTGCTGATCGAGGGCAAGGCGATCCAGCTCCACCCGCTGGTCTGCGCCGCGTTCAACGCCGACTTCGACGGCGACCAGATGGCCGTGCACGTTCCGCTGTCGCTGGAAGCGCAGCTCGAAGCGCGCGTCCTGATGATGTCGACCAACAACATCCTGCATCCGGCGAACGGCCAGCCGATCATCGTGCCGTCGCAGGACATCGTGCTCGGTCTCTACTATCTCTCGATCCTGCGCGAAGGCATGCCCGGCGAGGGCAAGGTGTTCGGCGAGATGTCCGAGCTCGAGCACGCGCTGCATTCGAAGGTCATCCACCTCCACACCAAGATCAAGTATCGGTGGGAAGGCATCGGCGAGGACGGCAAGCCGGCCCGCCGCTGGATCGAGACCACGCCCGGCCGCATCATGCTCGGCAACGTGCTGCCGAAGCACCCCAAGATCTCGTACGACATCATCAACAAGCTGATGACCAAGCGCGAGATTTCGGGCGTGATCGACCAAGTCTACCGTCACTGCGGCCAGAAGGAGACTGTGATCTTCTGCGACCGCATCATGGCGCTCGGCTTCTACAACGCCTTCAAGGCCGGCATCTCGTTCGGCAAGGACGACATGGTCGTGCCGCACGGCAAGTGGAAGATCGTCGACACCACCCGTACGCTGGCGAAGGATTTCGAGCAGCAGTACAATGACGGTCTGATCACCCACGGCGAGAAGTACAACAAGGTCGTCGACGCCTGGTCGAAGGCGACCGAAGAAATCGCCAAGGCGATGATGAAGGAGATCTCCGCCACCAAGAAGACGTCGAGCGGAGCCGATGCCGACATCAACTCGATCTACATGATGGCTCACTCCGGTGCGCGTGGTTCGCCGGCGCAGATGCGCCAGCTCGCCGGCATGCGCGGCCTGATGGCCAAGCCGTCGGGCGAGATCATCGAGACGCCGATCATCTCGAACTTCAAGGAAGGCCTCTCGGTGCTCGAGTACTTCAACTCGACCCACGGCGCCCGCAAGGGCCTCGCGGACACCGCGTTGAAGACCGCGAACTCCGGTTACCTGACCCGTCGTCTGGTCGACGTGGCGCAGGACTGCATCATCACGCAGGACGATTGCGGCACCAAGCTCGGCATCAAGATGCGCGCCATCGTCGATGCCGGCACCGTGGTCGCCTCGCTCGGCTCGCGCATCCTCGGACGCGTGGCCTGCGATGACGTGCGCGACAGCACCGGCAAGGTGATCGTCAAGCGCGGCACGCTGATGGAAGAGAGCCACGTGGATGCCATCCACCAGGGCGGCGTCCAGGAGGTGAAGATCCGTTCGGCGCTGACCTGCGAGCTCGTCAACGGCATCTGCGGCAAGTGCTACGGCCGCGACCTCGCCCGCGGCACGCCGGTCAACCACGGCGAAGCGGTCGGCGTCATCGCGGCGCAGTCGATCGGTGAGCCGGGCACCCAGCTCACCATGCGCACCTTCCACATCGGCGGTGCGGCGCAGCTCAACGAGCAGTCGTTCGTCGAATCCAACTTCGACGGCAAGATCGTGATCAAGAACAAGGCCATCGCCCGCAACAGCGAAGGCCACTTGATCGCGATGGTGCGCAACATGGTGGTGGCAATCGTCGATGCCGACGGCACCGAGCGTGCAACGCACCGTATCCAGTACGGCTCGCGTCTGCACGTCGACGAGGGCGACATTGTCAAGCGCGGCCAGCGCATCGCCGAGTGGGATCCGTACACCCGTCCGGTTCTCACCGAGGTGGAAGGCACGATCGGCTTCGAGGATCTGGTGGAAGGTCAGTCGATCTCGGAAACGCTCGACGAATCCACCGGCATCGCCAAGCGCGTGGTCATCGACTGGCGCTCGACCCGCGGCGGCTCGGACCTGCGTCCGGCCATCGTGGTCAAGGGCAAGGACGGCAAGGTGCTCAAGCTCGCCCGTGGCGGCGATGCCCGCTACATGCTGTCGGTCGATGCGATCCTCTCGGTCGACATCGGAGCCAAGGTCCAGCCGGGCGACATCCTCGCCCGTATCTCGACCGAAAGCGCCAAGACGCGTGACATCACGGGCGGTCTGCCGCGCGTGGCGGAGCTGTTCGAGGCACGGCGTCCGAAGGACGCGGCGATCATCGCGGAAATCGCGGGCACCATCCGGTTCGGCCGCGACTACAAGAACAAGCGCCGCATCTCGATCGAGCCGATGGACAAGACGGAAGAGGCGCGCGAGTACCTGATCCCGAAGGGCAAGCACATCCACCTTCAGGACGGCGACGTCGTTGAAAAGGGCGACTTCATCGTCGAAGGCAACCCGGCGCCGCACGACATCCTGGCGATCAAGGGCATCGAGGAGCTCGCGGCCTATCTGGTCAACGAGATCCAGGAGGTCTACCGGCTCCAGGGCGTGCTCATCAACGACAAGCACATCGAGGTGATTGTCCGCCAGATGCTCCAGAAGGTGGAGGTCACCGACCAGGGCGACACGGACATGATCTCGGGCGAGCAGGTCGACAAGATCGAGTTCGACGCGCTCAACGAGAAGGCCAAGGAAGAGGGCAAGAAGCCCGCCACGGGTACGCCGGTTCTGCTCGGCATCACCAAGGCGAGCCTCCAGACCCGCTCGTTCTTCTCGGCGGCATCGTTCCAGGAGACCACCCGCGTCCTCACGGAGGCGGCGGTCAACGGCAAGATCGATCCGCTCGAGGGCCTCAAGGAGAACGTCATCGTCGGCCGGCTGATCCCGGCAGGCACCGGCGCCTCCATGGCCAAGATCCGCGAAGTCGCCATGAAGCGCGACAAGCTGATCCTCGACGAGCGCGAGAAGCAGGCTTCGATCGTCTCGCCGGCGCCGGAAGCGGAGCCGGTGGCGCTGCCACCCGCGGAATGATGCTTCATCCGTAAGAATACCGAGGACAATGAAAAGGCCGGCGTTTGCCGGCCTTTTTGCTGCTTTCTTTCCTTGTTGCGGTGCGGGGACCGCGTTTGTTCATCTTTCCTTCAGCCTGAAAAGCGCTTTTGCTAGGGCTACTTAGACCGGAGGTCCCGACACGGGGGGCGGCCGGAGACCACGGAACTCACATGCTTGATCTCGCAATCGTAGGCGGCGGCCCCGGCGGGCTGATGAGCGCCTGGTATCTGAAGCGCAAGCTCGGCGATCTCTGCCGCGTCACCATCTTCGAGGCCTCCGATCGGCTCGGCGGCAAGATCGTCACGCGCAAGTTCGATTCTGCCCCCGCGATGTACGAAGCCGGCGTCGCCGAGATCTACGACTACTCGATGACCGGACCCGACCCGCTACGCGAGCTGATCCAGCATTTCGGGTTGCAGACCATTCCGATGGATGCGGAGCAGGTCCAGCTCGGCGGCGAGCTCCTGAACGACGTGGCCGGCATGCGCCGCAAATACGGCGCCAAGACCGCGGCCGCAATCGAAGCGTTCCGCAAGCGTTGCGCCGAGATGATGTCGCCGATCGAGTATTACGAGGGCGTCGGCGCGCACGACAACGAGAACCCCTGGGCCTACAAGACGGCCGAGCAGGTGCTTGACGAGGAAGTCGAGGACGAAACCGCCAAGCGCTTTTTCAAGGTGATGGCGCGCTCCGACATCGCCACCGAAAGCCACAATACCAACGGGCTCAACGCGCTGAAGAACTACCTGATGGACGTGGACGGCTATATCGGCCTCTATTCCATCCAGAACGGCAACGAGCAGCTCGTCGACTGCCTGCAGTCGGAGGTCAGCGCCGACATCCAGCTCAATCATCGCGTGCTCACCGTCGGCAAGGCGTCGACCGGGCGCTATCAGCTCAAGATGATGAACGGCAAGGGGCCGGAGACGCGCGATTTCGATCTCGTGCTGGTCTGCCTGCCGCATTCATGGCTCGCGACCATGAGCTGGGAAGGCGAGCAGCTCCGCAAGTCGATGGTCAAGCACGTGTCTTACTTCGACCGTCCGGCGCATTATCTGCGCGTCTCGATCCTGTTCGATACCCCGTTCTGGGGGGAGAAGATCCCCGGCGCCTGGTTCATGTCGGAAGCCTTCGGTGGCTGCTGTGTCTACAATGAAGGCGCGCGCCACGACGTCGGCAAGCACGGCGTCTTGAACTGGCTGATTCCCGGTTCGGACGCGCTGGCCTTCGCCAACCTCTCGGACCAGGAGCTGATCGACGCCGCGCTGAAATCGCTGCCGGCATCCCTCGGAGATGCGCGCGCGCATTTCATGGAAGGCAAGATCCATCGCTGGCTGTCGTCGGTGAACGCGCTGCCGGGCGGTCTGCCCGTGCGCGACGTCATGACCAATCATCGGCCCGAGCCGAAGGAACATCCCGGCATCGTGCTGGTCGGCGACTATCTGTTCGACTCGACGCTGAACGGCCTGCTCGACTCCTCGGATGCGGCCACCGACATCATCCTGACCGAGATGATGCGCCTGCGCCGCGCGCGCGCGCAAAGCGGAGAGCGGGTCTCCGACAAGATCGACCGCGGCTATTTCGAGAACTATCGTGGGGTCGGCCCCTATCACGAGGTGTGGCGCCAGTTCACCGATCCTGATTATCTCGCCAGGCTGATCGGCATCGTCTGGGGCGGGGCGAAAGGCTCGAAGCTGCTCGTCGCCGGTTCCGCCAGCGGCGAGCTGGTCGGGGCGTTGCGCGAGCGCGGCATCGATGCCTGGGGCATCGAGAACAACCGCGCCATCCATGCCCGGACGCCGACGGCGCTGAAGAAGTACAACAAGCTCGGCTCGATCGTCGACATGCCGTTCAAGGACGACGCATTCGAATTCGTGTTCGAGACCAGCCTGTGCCACGTCTCCCCCAAGCAGGTCGTGCGCGCGATCCGCGAGCTCAATCGCGTGGTCAAGACCGGGCTCGTGTTCGGCTCGATCACCTCCGACATGGCCCCGGCGCTGATCGATCGCTACGACCTGCTCCGCGGCGTCAAGAAGCTCGGCACCTGGTGGGAATGGTCCGAACTGTTCTTCGGCAACGGCTTCGACCTGTCGATGCACCGTAACGATTGCGCTGATGCGCTCTGGGAGGCGACGCTCGCTGCCAACAAGGGGCCAGGCCAGTGGTACGCCGACGCCGACAGTTTGCGCTATTCCTTCTTCGACAAGGTCGAGGACGAGGACTAGTCCTCGCGAATTCGCCAATTGCTTTGCCGAATTCATCTTGATCGCATAGAATCGATGCAATAGCGGTTCGCCGCTTTTTTCCTGATTTCTCTGCGGTCATGCCGGCCGTCAGCACCGGTTGGTTTCATGGCATCCAGGCCTCTCTCGCCCGACAAACAGAAGCTCGCTGCGGAAGAAGCGGCCGAGCTCGAGGACAAGCTCGCATCCGCCACCAAGCCGGAACTCGAAGACGACGAGGGCGACGAAGACGAGGACGACGAGCTGGGGCTCGACGATGATGATGAGGACGAGGACCTCGTCGTCTTTACCGCGCGCGAGGCCGCCGGCGCGCTCGCGACCATCTGGGGTTTCGTCACCCCGTACCTGACGAACTACAAGCGCATCCTGGCGTTCGTGTCGTTCGGCGTCATCGTCGAGACGCTGTTCAACGTCATCATGCCACTCAGCCTGAAGTTCCTGATCGACGATGCGCTCGGCGAGGAGGACTTCCAGGCGCTCTACAAGATCCTCGGCGTGCTCGCAGCCGCCGGCATTTTCACCTCGATCGTCGCCGTCTGGTACGAGCGCTGGGATGCGCGGCTCGCGGCCTGCGTCATCTCCGACGTCCGCAGGCGGCTGTTCGAGCACGTCCAGGATCTGCCGGCGGCCTATTTCGGCCGCACCAAGCGCGGCGAGATCCTGTCGCGCTTCTCCGTCGACCTTTCGGCATTCGAAGGCGCGGTCAAGACCTTCACCAACAGCGCGGCGCTTCCGTTCCTGGAATTGATCGCCGGCATCATTCTGATGGTGTTCCTGAACTGGCAGCTCGCGGTGGTCGCGCTGCTGGTGTTTCCGATCACGCTGATCGGGCCGCGCATTCTCACCCCGAAGGCGGTGCAGGCGAATTACGAGCAGAAGCTCAACGAATCCGCGCTGCTCGGCATGGTGCAGGAGAACGTGGCGGCGCAGGCCGTGATCAAGGCGTTCAGCCTGCAGCGCAAGATGTTCGGCTTCTTCAGCCTCCGTAACGACGAAACGCGCAACAGGATCGCCTCAGCCGCGTTCCTGTCGACCATGGTGGAGCGGACGGTCACGATCTCGGTGCTGCTCCTGCATCTCGTCGTGCTCGCAATCGGCGCGTATCTCGCGACCAAGGGCCAGATCACAATCGGCACCTTCGTCACATTCGAGAGCGCATTCTGGGAGGTATCGTACAACATCGCCCATGTGATGCACTTCATCCCGGTGTCCATCTCCTCGGCTGCCGCCATCCGCCACATCCAGGAGCTGCTGGACGAGCCGACGCGTGGCGCCGATCGCCCGGGCGCACCCGACCTGCCGCGCATCACCCACGACATCACATTCGACCGCGTCACCTTCCAATACGAAGGCAGCCAGACGCCGGTCGTGGACAATCTCAGCCTCAAGCTCAACGTCGGCAAGAGCATCGCCGTCGTCGGCCCCAGCGGCTCCGGCAAGAGCACGCTGCTCAACCTGATCCTGCGCCTGTACGTGCCGGATGAGGGGCGGGTCACGATCGACGGGGTCGACATCCGCAAGGTCACGCTGGATTCGTTGCGCCGGAGCATGGCGGTCGTGTTCCAGGAGAACATGCTGTTCAACATGTCGATCCGCGAGAACATCCGGCTCGGCAAGGAGGGTGCGACCGACGAGGAGGTGGAGGACGCCGCCAAGAAGGCCGAGATCCACCGCTACATCATGAGCCTGCCGCAGCGATACGACACGCCGGTCGGCGAGCGCGGCGATACGCTCTCGGGCGGTCAGCGCCAGCGCATCGCGATCGCGCGCGCGATCATCCGCAATCCGTCGGTGCTGCTGCTGGACGAGGCGACCTCGGCGTTGGACCAGACCACGGAAGCCGCGATCAACCGCACGCTGCTGAAGGTCGCCAAGGGCCGTACCATGATCTGGTCGACGCACCGGCTGACCTCGGTGGTCGAGATGGACGAGATCATCGTGATCTCAGGGGGCAGGGCGATCGAGCGCGGCTCGCATGCCGAGCTGCTTGCCAGGAACGGGGCCTATCGCAAGCTGTGGAACGACCAGATGCACCAGCCCGATGGCGCCGCGGCTCACGCCGGCTTCGATGACGACGAAGACGACCTCGCCGAGGATGATGAGGACGAGGGCGACGAGGAGTGACCGAGGAAGTTCGGCTCCAGATCGAACGCACCTCCAAGCCGTCGCAGCAGTCCCTGAGCTGACAAGGCGATGATGCGCGCCTCGTGGAGGATGTTGAATTGCCGGCTCGGCGCCTTGTCGAGGAGATGGCCGCCGCGCGCGATTCAGTTCTCGCCGGCAAAGGTCGCACGGCGCAGCACTGATTCCCCAATTCCCGTCCGTAAGAAGCGCTCGAGCTGTACCGGGCCGCTGATTTTTTTCGGCCCGAAAATCGGTTGGATAGCTCCTATGCGGGTCGATCAGCGCCGCCGAAATCCCGGCGCGCCCAAGTATTGCGGCGGCGGTCGAGCCGGAAAGTCCCCCCGCCGATGACGGCGATGTCGGTGTAGCGTATGGCGCTCGTCTCTGCCGAAGGCGGCAGATTGACCATGAAGAGAAAAAAAGCCTTGGCGTTGGTTATAAAAGTATATTTTGCCCGGATATAATTTGTTCTGGGCTGGCGGAACGGGTGCCTCGTTCCCATATCCGGCAGACGCGGCGAGTGCGGCAAAGAGACGATTTCTGCAGGCGTCTGAGGCGCTTTGTAACTGTCGTTTCGCCTTGACTTGACCGATTCTCGCTTATAGAAAGCGCCTCACTTAACGACAGGCGGTGAGCATCGCCAACGTCGGAACGGGCCACCCGTTTGATCCTTTTGGGATCGCAAAGGCGGGCACCAACCTCGACGAATGCCGCTCAAACGCTGTCGATTATAGCTAGGCAATGCCAGGACGATTTTAGTTCTCTTGAGCACGTCCTCTTGAGATCGAACTCGGATGCATGACCTCGGTGTGCGGACCGCAGCTTTTCGCTGATCGGGCTAGATACTGCGGTCCTCTGTGGCGTCGAAGCGCTTTCCGCTCAGCAATGGAGCGGTTGGCGCAATTTCGCTTTGCGCGGAGTATTCCGGGCAGGGCGGCCCCGTCGGGCGGGCAGTCCGGCAGAAGAATTTGCGAATCCGGTAACGGTTCGCGGCAAGACAGCGGTCCCGGAAACGGGCCGCGGCAGAAAAAGGGTGAAGGCCAGGATGCCGACGATCAACCAACTGATCGCACAACCGCGTGAAGTGCAGAAGTCGCGCAAGAAGGTGCCGGCGCTGCAGCAGTCGCCGCAGAAGCGTGGGGTTTGCACGCGCGTCTACACCACGACCCCGAAGAAGCCGAACTCGGCGCTTCGTAAGGTCGCCAAGGTGCGCCTGACCAACGGCTTCGAGGTGATCGGCTACATCCCCGGTGAGGGCCATAACCTCCAGGAGCACTCGGTGGTCATGATCCGCGGCGGCCGCGTCAAGGACTTGCCCGGTGTGCGCTACCACATCCTCCGCGGCGTTCTGGATACCCAGGGCGTCAAGAACCGTAAGCAGCGTCGTTCGAAGTACGGCGCCAAGCGTCCGAAGTAAGCGGGAACCACGTCCATGTCTCGTCGCCACTCAGCGGAAAAGCGCGAAGTTCTGCCCGATCCGAAGTTCGGGAACATCGTGATTACGAAGTTCATGAACTCGGTGATGTATGCCGGCAAGAAGTCGGTCGCCGAAGGCATCGTCTACGGTGCACTCGGCATCATCGAAACCAAGACCAAGCAGAACCCGCTCGGCGTGTTCGAGCAGGCGCTCGAGAATGTGATGCCCACGATCGAAGTGCGTTCCCGCCGCGTCGGCGGCGCGACCTACCAGGTTCCGGTTGAGGTTCGCTCAACCCGCCGGCAGGCGCTGGGCATCCGCTGGCTGATCGCGGCTGCGCGCGAGCGCAATGAGAAGACGATGACCGAGCGGCTCTCGGCGGAGCTCTTGGACGCATCGAATAACCGGGGGAACGCCGTCAAGAAGCGTGAAGACGTGCACCGGATGGCGGAAGCCAACCGTGCCTTCTCGCACTATCGCTGGTAACGGCGAAACAATCGGACTCGCAAGGAACACCCCATGCCCCGCCAACATGCCATCGAAGACTATCGTAACTTCGGTATCATGGCGCATATCGACGCCGGCAAGACCACGACGACCGAGCGTATCCTCTACTACACCGGCAAGAGCCACAAGATCGGCGAAGTGCACGAGGGTGCCGCGACGATGGACTGGATGGAGCAGGAGCAGGAGCGTGGCATCACGATCACCTCGGCTGCGACCACCGCCTTCTGGGCCGGCAAGCGCCTGAACATCATCGACACCCCCGGCCACGTCGACTTCACCATCGAGGTCGAGCGTTCGCTGCGCGTGCTCGACGGCGCCGTGTGCGTGCTCGACTCCAACCAGGGCGTCGAGCCGCAGACCGAGACCGTCTGGCGCCAGGGTGACAAGTACAAGGTTCCGCGCATCGTCTTCGCCAACAAGATGGACAAGATCGGTGCGGACTTCTTCAAATGTCTGTCCGACATCGTCGATCGCCTCGGTGCCAAGCCCGTCGCGATCCAGCTTCCGATCGGCGCCGAGAACAACTTCAAGGGTCTCGTCGACCTCGTGAAGATGAAGGGCGTCGTCTGGAACGATGAAGCGCTCGGCGCGAAGTTCGACTACGTCGACATTCCGGAAGATCTCGTCGACCAGGCCAAGGAATACCGCGAGAAGATGGTGGAAGCCGCCGTCGAGCTCGACGACGACGCCATGGCCGCCTACCTCGACGGCAAGGAGCCGGACGAGGCGACGCTGAAGAGGCTGATCCGCAAGGCGGTGCTGACCGGGGCGTTCTATCCCGTGCTGTGTGGCTCGGCCTTCAAGAACAAGGGCGTGCAGCCGCTGCTCGACGCCGTCGTCGACTATCTGCCGTCGCCGCTCGACGTGCCCGCGATCAAGGGCACCGACGACAAGGGCAACGAAGTCGTGCGCAAGGCGGACGACAAGGAGCCCCTGGCGCTGCTCGCGTTCAAGATCATGGACGACCCGTTCGTCGGCACCATCACCTTCTGCCGCATCTATTCGGGCATTCTGGCGTCGGGCACCGGCGTCGTGAACTCGACCCGCGAGAAGAAGGAGCGGATCGGGCGCATGCTGTTGATGCATGCGAACAACCGCGAGGACATCAAGGAAGCCTACGCCGGCGACATCGTCGCGCTGGCCGGCCTGAAGGAAGCGCGCACCGGTGACACGCTGTGCGATCCCGACAAGCAGGTGATCCTGGAGAAGATGGAATTCCCCGAGCCGGTCATCGAGATCGCGATCGAGCCGAAGTCGAAGGCCGACCAGGAGAAGCTGGGCGTGGCGCTGGCCAAGCTCGCCGCGGAGGATCCGTCCTTCCGCGTGTCGACCGACCACGAGTCCGGTCAGACCATCCTGAAGGGCATGGGCGAACTCCATCTCGACATCAAGGTCGACATCCTCAAGCGCACCTACAAGGTCGACGCCAACATCGGCGCGCCGCAGGTGGCCTTCCGTGAGCGCGTCACCAAGCGCGTGGAGCACAGCTACACCCACAAGAAGCAGACCGGCGGTACCGGCCAGTTCGCGGCGGTGTCGTTCATCGTCGAGCCGAACGAGCCCGGCAAGGGCTACGAGTTCGAATCGAAGATCGTCGGCGGTGCGGTGCCGAAGGAATACATCCCCGGCGTCGAGAAGGGCCTGGAGAGCGTGCTGTCGTCCGGCGTGGTCGCGGGCTTCCCCGTGGTCGACGTCAAGGTGCAGCTCGTCGACGGCAAGTACCACGACGTCGACTCGTCGGCGCTCGCCTTCGAAATCGCCTCGCGCGCCTGCTTCCGCGAAGCGCTGCAGATGGGCAAGTCCGTCCTGCTCGAGCCGATCATGAAGGTCGAGGTGGTGACGCCGGAAGACTACACCGGTTCGGTCATCGGCGACCTGAATTCCCGGCGCGGTCAGATCCAGGGTCAGGACATGCGCGGCAACGCCAACGTCATCAACGCGATGGTGCCGCTCATGAACATGTTCGGTTACGTGAATAACCTGCGCTCGATGAGCCAGGGTCGCGCGACCTTCACCATGCAGTTCGACCACTACGCAGAAGCGCCGGCGAACGTGTCGGCAGAAGTCCAGAAGAAGTTTGCCTGATTGTCGTCGGTCTCAAGCTGACGATTGAACGGAGAGTCAAATGGCCAAAGCAAAGTTTG is from Bradyrhizobium sp. ISRA430 and encodes:
- the fusA gene encoding elongation factor G, producing the protein MPRQHAIEDYRNFGIMAHIDAGKTTTTERILYYTGKSHKIGEVHEGAATMDWMEQEQERGITITSAATTAFWAGKRLNIIDTPGHVDFTIEVERSLRVLDGAVCVLDSNQGVEPQTETVWRQGDKYKVPRIVFANKMDKIGADFFKCLSDIVDRLGAKPVAIQLPIGAENNFKGLVDLVKMKGVVWNDEALGAKFDYVDIPEDLVDQAKEYREKMVEAAVELDDDAMAAYLDGKEPDEATLKRLIRKAVLTGAFYPVLCGSAFKNKGVQPLLDAVVDYLPSPLDVPAIKGTDDKGNEVVRKADDKEPLALLAFKIMDDPFVGTITFCRIYSGILASGTGVVNSTREKKERIGRMLLMHANNREDIKEAYAGDIVALAGLKEARTGDTLCDPDKQVILEKMEFPEPVIEIAIEPKSKADQEKLGVALAKLAAEDPSFRVSTDHESGQTILKGMGELHLDIKVDILKRTYKVDANIGAPQVAFRERVTKRVEHSYTHKKQTGGTGQFAAVSFIVEPNEPGKGYEFESKIVGGAVPKEYIPGVEKGLESVLSSGVVAGFPVVDVKVQLVDGKYHDVDSSALAFEIASRACFREALQMGKSVLLEPIMKVEVVTPEDYTGSVIGDLNSRRGQIQGQDMRGNANVINAMVPLMNMFGYVNNLRSMSQGRATFTMQFDHYAEAPANVSAEVQKKFA